The Colletes latitarsis isolate SP2378_abdomen chromosome 14, iyColLati1, whole genome shotgun sequence genome has a segment encoding these proteins:
- the LOC143350225 gene encoding uncharacterized protein LOC143350225 — MYRQILVHPHDVDFQRILWRESPSAPIDEYQLLAVTYGTTPAPYLALRVLRQLIEDEGSSYPDAVQVLSYQAYVDDFLFGSDDLTSLRLIRNQTILLVQKGGFSLRKWTSNDSRLLSDIDEVNHGLAVSTFLQVDENISVLGLTWNSVTDQF, encoded by the coding sequence ATGTATCGGCAGATCCTCGTTCACCCTCACGACGTCGATTTTCAGCGCATCCTTTGGCGCGAGTCTCCTTCTGCTCCGATTGACGAATACCAGCTGCTCGCGGTAACATATGGCACAACTCCAGCGCCATATCTCGCTCTCAGAGTGTTGAGACAATTAATAGAGGACGAAGGTTCCTCCTACCCGGACGCAGTGCAAGTTTTAAGCTATCAAGCGTACGTTGACGACTTCCTCTTCGGAAGTGACGACCTCACGTCACTGCGCCTGATCCGCAACCAGACGATCCTATTGGTTCAAAAGGGAGGCTTTTCGTTACGCAAATGGACGAGCAACGACAGCCGGCTGTTGTCCGACATCGACGAGGTCAATCACGGTTTAGCCGTCAGTACATTCCTTCAAGTCGACGAAAATATTTCTGTGCTGGGCCTAACGTGGAACTCTGTCACAGACCAGTTTTAG